In one Methylobacterium sp. SyP6R genomic region, the following are encoded:
- a CDS encoding ABC transporter ATP-binding protein — MTDKATGPAIALDGVDLSLGRGAARVHILKGISLSVAPGEAVGLVGPSGSGKSTLLMTMAGLERPDSGKVVVEGTDLAGLDEDALARFRGRRIGIVFQSFHLVPTMTALENVALPLELADAPDAHARASRELEAVGLGHRLHHYPAQLSGGEQQRVAIARAVAPEPAILVADEPTGNLDEATGAQIVDLLFALKRDRGATLVLVTHDPGLARLCDRTVRLRSGLIDMAVSA, encoded by the coding sequence ATGACCGACAAGGCCACCGGACCGGCGATCGCGCTCGACGGCGTCGATCTCAGCCTCGGCCGCGGCGCTGCCCGGGTCCACATCCTCAAGGGGATCTCGCTCAGCGTCGCGCCGGGGGAGGCGGTCGGCCTCGTCGGTCCCTCGGGCTCGGGCAAGTCGACCCTGCTGATGACCATGGCGGGGCTGGAGCGGCCGGATTCGGGGAAGGTCGTGGTCGAGGGCACCGACCTCGCCGGGCTCGACGAGGATGCGCTCGCGCGGTTCCGCGGCCGGCGCATCGGCATCGTGTTCCAGTCCTTCCACCTCGTGCCGACCATGACGGCGCTCGAGAACGTCGCGCTGCCGCTCGAACTCGCCGACGCGCCGGATGCGCACGCGCGGGCGTCGCGGGAACTCGAGGCGGTCGGGCTCGGCCACCGGCTGCACCATTACCCGGCCCAGCTCTCCGGCGGCGAGCAGCAGCGCGTCGCCATCGCCCGTGCGGTGGCGCCGGAACCGGCGATCCTGGTGGCCGACGAGCCGACCGGCAATCTCGACGAGGCGACCGGCGCCCAGATCGTCGACCTGCTGTTTGCCCTCAAGCGCGACCGCGGCGCCACCCTGGTGCTGGTCACCCACGATCCCGGCCTCGCCCGCCTGTGCGACCGCACGGTGCGCCTGCGCTCGGGGTTGATCGACATGGCCGTGAGCGCCTGA